Genomic window (Pseudomonas azadiae):
AGGCCGGTAACTTTCTGGCCGTCGCCCTTCACTTCGCTGGTCAGCGCACTGGTGATCACGTCAACGTTCTGCAGGCTGTAGAGCTTGCGCTGCAACACAGCGTCGGCGCGCAACTTACTATCGAACTCAAGCAAGGTCACGTGGCTGACGATGCCGGCCAGGTCGATGGCCGCTTCAACGCCGGAGTTGCCACCGCCGATCACCGCCACACGCTTACCCTTGAACAACGGACCGTCGCAGTGCGGGCAGAAGCACACGCCCTTGGCCTTGTATTGCTGCTCGCCCGGTACACCCATTTCGCGCCAGCGGGCGCCAGTGGCGAGGATCACCGTCTTGGACTTGAGGCTCGCGCCGCTTTCGAAACGGATTTCGTGCAAGTCACCGGCGTTTTTCGCCGGGATCAGGCTGCTGGCACGTTGCAGGTTCATGATGTCCACGTCGTATTGACGCACGTGGGCTTCCAGGGCGCTGGCCAGTTTCGGGCCTTCGGTTTCCTGTACCGAGATGAAGTTCTCGATGGACATGGTGTCCAGCACCTGGCCACCAAAGCGCTCAGCGGCAACACCGGTGCGAATGCCTTTGCGTGCGGCGTAGATCGCTGCTGAAGATCCGGCCGGGCCACCGCCGACAACGAGCACGTCAAAGGCGTCCTTGGCGCTGATTTTCTCGGCGGCTTTTTCGATACCGCTGGTATCGAGCTTGGCGAGGATTTCTTCCAGGCCCATACGGCCCTGGCCGAAGTTCACGCCGTTCAAGTAGACGCTTGGCACCGCCATGATCTGGCGCTCATCAACTTCCGCCTGGAACAGCGCGCCGTCGATGGCGACGTGGCGGATGTTCGGGTTGAGCACGGCCATCAGGTTCAGCGCCTGGACCACGTCCGGGCAGTTCTGGCAGGACAGCGAGAAGTACGTCTCGAAGCTGAACTCGCCTTTGAGGGCGCGGATCTGTTCAATCACTTCGACACTGGCCTTCGACGGGTGGCCACCGACTTGCAGCAGGGCCAGCACCAAGGAAGTGAATTCATGGCCCATGGGGATGCCGGCGAAACGCAGGCTGATATCGGCACCCGGGCGGTTGATGGAGAACGACGGCTTGCGCGCATCATCACCATCGGTGTTCAGGGTAATCAGCGTGGTGAGGCTGACCACATCCTGCAACAGAGCGAGCATTTCCTGGGATTTCGCACCGTCGTCGAGGGAGGCGACGATCTCGATCGGCTGGGTGACCCGTTCCAGGTATGACTTCAACTGAGCTTTAAGATTGGCGTCCAACATACGGGCGATTTCCTTTAATTCTGGGTAAAAAAAACGCCCGAGCGAATCTCGCCCGGGCGTTTTAGGGCGGTGCAGCTTACTTAAGGTGCGGCAAAATCCGCCCTGAGGTGTTTCACAGACTTAGATCTTGCCGACCAGGTCCAGGGACGGAGCCAGAGTGGCTTCGCCTTCTTTCCACTTGGCTGGGCATACTTCGCCTGGGTGGGCAGCCACATACTGAGCGGCCTTGATCTTGCGCAGCAGCTCGGAAGCGTCACGGCCGACACCGCCGTCGTTCAGTTCAACGATCTTGATCTGACCTTCCGGGTTGATCACGAAAGTACCGCGGTCCGCCAGGCCAGCTTCTTCGATCAGTACGTCGAAGTTGCGGGAGATGGTCAGGGTCGGGTCGCCGATCATGGTGTACTGGATCTTGCCGATGGCTGGCGAAGTGTTGTGCCAGGCAGCGTGGGCAAAGTGGGTGTCGGTGGAAACGCTGTAGATTTCAACGCCCAGCTTTTGGAACTCGGCATAGTTGTCAGCCAGGTCTTCCAGCTCGGTTGGGCAAACGAAGGTGAAGTCGGCTGGGTAGAAGAACACTACCGACCACTTGCCTTTCAGGTCAGCGTCGGTCACATCTACGAAGCTGCCGTTTTTGAATGCGGTGGCTTTGAACGGTTTTACTTGGCTGTTGATGATAGGCATCGTTGATTCTCCGTCAGGGTTGTAGAAGGGCTTGGTAAGTTGATGAGATGAATCCTACCCACTCTCTCGGTCGATGGCTCATTGGCAAACCTGATGCTGACGATTGGTTTTCCCTATCAGGTGACTGTATTAATAGAAGAAACCCTAAAGAAGCGGTTGAGTCGCCAACGTCATCCCAAGGAAGGGCGTTGCTTCAACATAGCGCATGGCGGATTTCATGTCGCTCCACCCGACGTAACTCATCAGTGACTTCAAATCCCAACCGCTGCGGTGGGCCCACGTCGCAAAACCCCGGCGCAGCGAGTGGCTGGTGTATTGCTCGGCAGGGATGCCGGCGCGCTCCAGCGCCTGGCGCAGCAGCGGGATCACGCTGTTGGGGTGCAACCCCTCCTCTCCCAGGTTGCCCCAGCGATCAATGCCACGAAACACCGGGCCACGCACCAGCGCGGAGGCGCTGAGCCACTCGCTGTAGGCGTGCACCGGGCACAAGCGCAGCAGCGCCGGGGTGTGATAGGTCTTGCCGAGGTTGTCGCGATCGCTTTTGCTGCGCGGCAGGTACAGGCTGATGCCGGCACCTGGCGCGGCTTGGACATGCTCGATGGCGAGGCGACACAACTCATCGCTGCGAAAGCCGCGCCAGAAGCCCAGCAGGATCAGTGCAGTGTCGCGCTTGGCGCGCAGCAATCGCGGCGAGTCTTGTGCCGCAGCCGCCTCTTTCGCTTCGACCTCAAGCGCCGCAACCACCTGCTCCAGATGCTTGAGCTGCAACGGCTCGGCCTGTTTCTGTCGCGCCGGGTGCACGGCACGAATGCCCTTGAGCACTTTGCGCACCACGGGCGCTTTGGTCGGGTCGGGAAAGCCCTGGCTGGTGTGCCACTGCGCCAATGCCGACAACCGCAGCTTCAACGTATTGACCGCCAAGACCCCCGCATGCGCGACCAGATAGCGCGCCACGCTGTCGCTGGTCGCAGGCAGAAACCCGCCCCAACTCACTTCGAAGTGCTCGATGGCCGCGCGGTAACTGCGTCGCGTGTTGTCGCGGGTGGCGGCGTTGAGATAACGGTCCAGATCGCTCATGGGGGGCCTATTCGTACTGCTCGCGGGCGCATTGGCGGATTCAAAGCGCATGACACGGGATAATACGCCAATATCCCATCTGTTAAATCATGAATTTCAACGCGTTTTAATCCCTGATATAGTATGTATGTACATAATACATACCACAGTACCAAATCGACGGAGATCCCATGGCTCGCGGCGGCATAAACAAAGCAGTTGTTCAAACGGCACGCTTGGCGATCCTCGCCCGCGGCGAAAACCCCAGCATCGACGCGGTACGCATCGAAATGGGCAACACCGGTTCTAAAACCACCATTCATCGCTACCTGAAGGAACTGGATGAGAGCGAGACGCGCCTCACCATCACCGAAGCGCCAATCGATGACGAGCTCGGCGAACTGGTTGCGCGCCTGGCCCAGCGCTTGAAAGAGAAAGCCCAGGAGCCTATCGACCTGGCCCTGGCGCAATTCGAACAGCACAAAGCCGCCCTGCTCGCCCAACTGGAAGCCCTTGAAGAGGCCCACGGCCAACTCAAGCAGCAATTCGATATCCAGGCCGCCGCCCTCGCGGAACAAAGCGCTGCACTGCAAACCGCCAGCACCAGCCTGCAGACCGAACAAACCCGTAATGCCGGGCTGAGCCAGGCGTGCAGCGATTACGAGCTACGCATCAGCGACAAGGACGAACAGATCCGCTCGTTGGAAGAAAAACATCTGCACGCCCGCGATGCGCTGGAGCACTACCGCAACGCGATCAAGGAGCAGCGCGAACAGGAACAACGCCGTCATGAAGGCCAGTTGCAACAGGTACAGGCGGAGTTGCGCCAGGCTCAGCAGAGCGCCATGGTGCGCCAGGACGAGATCACCCAACTGCATCGCGACAATGAGCGGCTATTGATCGAACATCGGGTGACTGCTAAGGAATTGGCGGCGCTGCAAGAGCAATCGCGCAAAGACCAGACCCATCAGCTCAAGCTGAGCGAACAGGTCAGCCTGATTGACAGCGAACGCACCCTGCTTCAGGAGCGTCTGCGGGTTGCCTTGCTGGAAAGCCAGTCGCGCCAACAGGCGCTGACCGAGCACCAGCACGCCAACAAGCGCCTGGAACTGGACCTGGTCAAGGCCCAGGCCAGTATCGAGGCATTGCGCCTGGCGGCCGCCGTTGCAGCGACGCCAGAGGTAACGCCCGACGCTTGATCAGCCCGCCACAGGCGTACGCATGGTGACAAACTCTTCGGCCGCCGTGGGGTGCACGCCAATGGTGTCGTCGAAATGCTGCTTGGTCGCGCCCGCCTTCAGCGCGATCGCCAGGCCCTGGATGATTTCGCCGGCATCCGGGCCGACCATATGGCAACCCAGCACCTTGTCGGAGTCGGCGTCGACGATCAGTTTCATCAGGGTCTTTTCCTGGCAGTCGGTCAGGGTCAGCTTCATCGGCCGGAAACGGCTTTCGAAGACCTGCACCTTATGGCCCTTCGCTTTCGCGTCTTCTTCGGTGAGGCCAACCGTGCCGATGTTCGGCAGGCTGAACACCGCCGTCGGGATCATTGCGTAATCCACCGGGCGATAGTGCTCAGGCTTGAACAGGCGTCGCGCCACCGCCATGCCTTCAGCCAGGGCAACCGGCGTCAACTGCACGCGACCAATCACGTCACCAATGGCCAGGATCGACGGTTCGGCGGTCTGGTAAAGGTCGTCCACTTCAACGAAACCACGCTTGTCGAGCGTGACCCCGGTGTGTTCCAACCCGAGATTATCCAGCATCGGACGCCGGCCGGTGGCGTAGAACACGCAATCGGCCTCCAGTACGCGACCGTCTTTCAGCGTGGCCTTGAGGCTGCCATCGGCTTGCTTATCGATACGCTCGATATCGGCGTTGAATTGCAGGTCGAGGCCGCGCTTGGTCAGCTCTTCCTTGAGGTGAGTGCGCACCGAGCCGTCGAAACCACGCAGGAACAGGTCGCCGCGGTACAACAGCGTCGTCTGGGCGCCCAGACCGTGGAAGATACCGGCAAACTCAACGGCAATGTAACCGCCGCCGACGACCAGTACGCGCTTGGGTAATTGCTTGAGAAAAAACGCTTCATTGGAGCCAATGGCGTGTTCATGCCCTGGAATCTCCGGAATCTGCGGCCAGCCGCCCGTAGCAATCAGGATGTGCTGGGCGGTGAAACGCTCGCCGTTGATCTCGACCTGATGCGGACCAACCAGGCGCGCATGCCCCTCATGCAGAGTCACGCCACTGTTGACCAGCAGGTTGCGATAAATGCCATTGAGACGGTTGATCTCACGGTCCTTGTTCGCGATCAGAGTCGCCCAATCGAAATTCGCTTCGCCAAGCGACCAGCCAAACCCGCTGGCCTGCTCAAACTCTTCGGAGAAATGCGCGCCGTATACCAGCAGCTTTTTCGGCACGCAGCCGACGTTGACACAGGTGCCACCCAGGTAGCGGCTTTCCGCCACGGCCACCCTGGCACCAAAACCCGCAGCAAAACGTGCCGCACGCACACCGCCGGAACCGGCGCCAATTACATACAGGTCAAAATCGTAGGCCATTTCACTCTCCTCGGCAGGACATCAGCATACCGCCTTACATGGGGCTGAAAAACGAAAAAGCCACCCGAAGGTGGCTTTCTCTTGGAACAGGCTGGCTGACGTGGATCAGTAAGCCTTGCCAGTCTTGTAGAAGTGCTCGAAGCAGAAGTTGGTCGCTTCGATGTAGCCTTCAGCACCACCGCAGTCAAAACGCTGGCCTTTGAACTTGTAGGCGATGACGCAACCGTCTTTGGCTTGCTTCATCAGGGCGTCGGTGATTTGAATCTCGCCGCCTTTGCCCGGCTCGGTTTCTTCGATCAACTTGAAGATGTCCGGCGTCAGGATGTAGCGACCGATGATGGCCAGGTTCGATGGCGCGTCTTCAGGGGCTGGCTTCTCGACCATGTCACGGACGCGGATCAGGCCGTCACCAATGTCGTCACCGGCAATCACGCCGTACTTGTTGGTTTGCGATGGGTCCACTTCCATGACCGCAACGATGGTGCAGCGGTATTTCTGGTACAGCTTGACCATCTGGGTCAGCACGCCGTCACCGTCGAGGTTGACACACAAGTCATCCGCCAGCACCACGGCGAACGGCTCGTCGCCGATCAGTGGGCGACCGGTCAGGATGGCGTGGCCGAGGCCTTTCATCTGCGTCTGGCGAGTGTAGGAAAACGAGCACTCGTCCAGCAGTTTGCGGATGCCGACCAGGTATTTCTCCTTGTCGGTGCCCTTGATCTGGTTTTCCAGCTCGTAGCTGATGTCGAAGTGGTCTTCCAGCGCGCGCTTACCGCGGCCGGTCACGATGGAGATTTCGTTCAGACCGGCATCCAATGCCTCTTCGACCCCGTACTGAATCAGTGGCTTGTTCACCACCGGCAGCATCTCTTTGGGCATGGCTTTGGTCGCTGGCAAGAAGCGAGTGCCGTAACCGGCTGCTGGGAACAAGCATTTCTTGATCATATGGGTCCTTACATAGGGCTGTGTGTACGGAATTCGGCGCAGTCTAATCAGGCCGCAGTCACCTTACAATGGCTCCTGCTGGCGTTGCGATGTCATCATAGAGAAAAAATGTCGGCGTAAGTTCCGCTAATCTTGCGAAGCGGGTTCCCACCGGCAGGGCAAAATTGCCTGCACCTCGGTGTTTCAAGGGCTGCGACCCTTTTAGCACGCTTTCGTCCCCGGCACACTGACCGAGAATAACGCGCGCGGTCCTGTGACATTTGGCGCTATCATTACGCCCTTGAACCAGACCACGAGATTGATAGATGTCAGAACCAAAAGGCGTAAACGGCTACCTGATCACGCAGCGCGAGGACGGCTGGCACCTGATCAACTTCCACGGCGACAGCGTCGCCGGAGCCTTTGCCACCGAAAGCCAGGCGATTGCGGTAGCCGAAGTATTTGTGGATGAAGCAGGCCATGCGTCGAGCAAACGGCCCAAGGGCAAGTAAGTTCCGCAAGCGTGTACATGAAGCCCCGTTTACGGGGCTTTTTTGTGGGCGCTTATTAGAGGCAGGCTAATTGAGACGGCAGTTGCGCGGTTACACAAAGCCCCTTGATCAATATTGTATTCCCGAAAATGTAATCCTATTCTGACGGAAGTAATAACAGCTTGTGCTTCCACGCCCGAATGTAGTCAATTTCCGACAGTCAATTATTGATTTTTGGCAAAATGCCATATTCCTCTTACACATCTCGAAATAACACGGCTACGCAACTAAGCGAATCGGGCGACTTACTTTTTTTGAGGCAAGCCTGACAATTGCCGGCGTTCGAACGCAGTCCCGAGTGGCAATACAACTAGTTGGAAAATTAGCATTTCCCAACCTGCACTCTGGTCAGCGGCGAGCTGAGTTCCCTGCACGTTTTTAACTTTAAGAACGACGGTTCGGTCCACGCCTGCCTGCAGGGATCCTTTACGACGTTATTAACAGATGGGTCTTTGCTGATGAAAATTGAAATGAAAACTGCACTGTTGTCGATCGGGCTGCTGATGGGCTCGATGTCCGCTGCCCAGGCGGCGGATGGAACAGTCACATTCTTGGGTTCGGTGCACTCGGGTGCCTGTTCGATCAAGCCTGACTCCGTGGATCAGACCGTTCATCTGGGGGCAATTGCAAAGCATCAATTGCAAACGGGCGGCAAATCCGAAGCCCGCCGTGTATTGATTGAACTGGAAGGCTGCGATCTCACTGGCCTTACCGACAATACCGTGACCACCACCTTTACCGCGGCGCCATCAAGTGCTGTTCCAGGTGCGATCGGCACCGTCGGTGGCGCGGGCGGCATCGGCATCATGATGACCCACGGCAGCAAGCCCATCGAGCTGGGCGTCGCCACGACGCCGCAAGCCATTGTCGCCGGGGATAACACGCTCGAGTTCGGCGCCTACGTACAAGGTGCCGCGACGGCCCCCATTGTTCCCGGCGATTTCAGCGCAGTCACCAACTTCACCTTGGCTTATCAGTAAGTGATTCCCCCCGCCATTCACAGGGCGGGGGGAAGCTGACGGGAGATAAAGGTGAAAACACTCAAACACCTTGCCATCACCTCATGCTTGGCATTGCTCATCAGCCCTGACGCGAACGCGCAGCCGCCAGCGCAGGGCGACGGCGTCGTCACGCTGGGCGGAGAAGTCATCGACTCGGCGTGCGGGTTGGAGTTGGCCAGCGCCGACCAGTCCATCGAAATGGCGCCTGAGCCTATAGGCCGGATTCTGCGCAATACGATGGGGGAACCCCATCCCTTCCAGTTGCGCCTGGTCAACTGTTCGCTGAGCCGTCCGGACCCGCAGCGCCCCGGTGCAAGCCTGCCGGACTGGCAGCATCTGCAGGTGACGTTTGACGGTCCCCGCGACCGGGAGGGCCGCTCGTTTGCCGCCTCGGGTTTCTCACAGGGGGTTGCCTTTCATATCTGGGACGCCGCCGGCCAGGAGAGCGTTCCAGGCGAACCCATGGCGCTGCTTCCGCTGACTGAAGGCGACATGACCCTGCACTACACGATTCGCCTGGTCGGTAACGGACTGCAACTTGTGCCGGGTGCCCACGGCGCCGCCGTGCGATTCAAGTTGGATTACTTTTGAACATTGATGGACTGCTTTCATGTTGAATGCGTCGAAGATCAAAAATACGCTTCGCCCAAGCCTGTTTGGTGGGTTGATATCCGTGGCGGGATCGGCATTGGCTGCCGGGGATATTGAGTTTAATACGGATGTTCTGGATCTGATTGATCGCACTAATATTGACTTGTCCCAGTTTGCACGCAGCGGTTTTATCCTGCCGGGGACTTATTCAATGGTGGTGCAGATAAACCAGCAATCGCTTTCTGAACAATCGATAGCGTTCTACCCGCCCGACAACGATCCCAAAGGCAGTGAGGCCTGTTTATCGGCCGGCCTTGTGGAGCAACTGGGCCTGAAAGCCTCCGTTGCCGCAGAACTTGTTTGGTGGAAAGGCGGGGAATGCCTGGATATCCGGGGTTTGCCGGGCATGCAGGTCAATGGCGACCTGGCGACCGCCACGCTGAACATTAACCTGCCGCAAGCTTACCTTGAGTACAGCGCCATCAACTGGGACCCGCCCTCTCGCTGGGATGAAGGGGTGCCCGGGCTGTTGATCGACTACAACATGACGGCGCAATCGAGCCACCAGAAGAATGACCGGGTGCGCAACGATTTGAGTGGCAACGGAACACTGGGTGCCAATGCCGGAGCCTGGCGCTTGCGGGCGGATTGGCAGGGGCGTGTCGACAAAGACCGCGAACGGGCAGACAGGCGTTCCAGGCTGGAATGGAGTCGGTACTACGCCTATCGCGCCATCCCTGCGCTCAAGGCACGCCTGGTGGTGGGCGAGAACTATCTGTATTCGGACCTTTTCGACAGCTTCCGCTTTACCGGTGCAGCCCTCAATTCCGATGAGAGCCAACTGCCACCCAACTTGCGCGGTTACGCGCCGGAAGTTGTCGGTGTTGCCAAGACCAATGCAAGGGTCATCATCAGCCAGCAAGGCCGCGTGCTGTATGAAACGCTGGTTGCCGCGGGCCCTTTTCGTATCCAGGACCTTAATGACGCGGTGTCCGGCCGGCTGGACGTGCGCGTGGAAGAACAGGACGGTTCGGTACACAACTTCCAGATCGACACGGCAGGCGTCCCCTACCTCACTCGCCCAGGCCACGTTCGCTACAAACTGGCCACCGGACGCCCTTCCGACCTGCAATACGGCGGTGATGGCGACGTTTTCGGTTCGGGCGAGTTCTCCTGGGGCGTAAGTAACGGCTGGTCGCTGTTTGGTGGTGGCATCACCGATAACAACTACCGCGCCCTGACGGTCGGTGCAGGTCGAGACTTGCTGGTGTTCGGTGCCGTCTCGGTGGACGTGACCCAAGCCCGCGCAAACGTGTGGCACGAGACACTCTCGGGCAAGTCCTACCGCCTTCAATATTCGAAGAACTTTGAACAATACGACAGCCAGATAACCTTCGCCGGCTACCGTTTTTCTGAAAAGAATTACTTGAGCATGAGTGAGTACTTGGATGCTCGCCATTACGGGAGGAACGGTGAGCTCGCCGGGCGCTACAAGTACGATGGGTACACAGAAAACTGGAAGCCCATTGGCGGCAGCAAGGCGCTTTATACAGCGACGATCAACAAGCATTTTCGTGATTTAGGCGCCACCGTCTACGCCAGTTATAACAAACAAACCTATTGGGAGCGGCCCGCCACCCAGCGCTGGAACTTGTCCGTGTCACGTTACTTCAATGTCGGCACTGTCAAGAACATGAACCTGTCCCTGAACCTTCATCGCACTCAGGAATATAACTATAAGGATAACGGCATAGCGTTGACGGTCAGCCTGCCCCTGGGGCGCAGCGGTACCTTGTCGATGGACGCCAACAGAGCCGCAGGCGATAACCGTTTCGCCACGCGCTACGCCGATCGCCTGGATGAACGCAACAGCTACCAGCTCAGCGCTGGCAACAACGCCGCCAGCGGTTACCTGAGCCATATCGGTGACCAGGCGGACATCGACGTCGCCGCCAGCAAGCAAGAAGGCGGTTACACCACCCTCGGAGTGTCCGCTCGCGGCGGCGGTACGCTGACGCCTTACGGTGGCGCATTGCATCGTACCAACAGCACGGGCGGCACCCGCCTGATGGTCGATACCGGCGGGGTACCCGATGTGCCCGTGCGCGGTTACGGCACACCGACCCGTAGCAACGCCTTCGGCAAAGCGGTCATTTCCGACATCGGCAGTTATCAGCGGATGGCGGCCAGCGTCGACCTGGAACGCTTGCCAAGCAATGTTGAAGCCACCCAATCGGTCACGCAACTGACGCTCACCGAAGGCGCCATCGGCTACCGGTCCCTGGCGGTGATTGCCGGTGAAAAAGCCATGGCGGTGGTTCGTCTGCCGGACGGCAGCTCACCGCCCTTCGGCGCGACGGTGAAGAACCTCAAGCAGCAAGACACCGGCATCGTCAACGACGGCGGCAATGTCTACCTGAGCGGCATCCAGCCTGGCGCAGAGATGACCGTCAGCTGGGGTGGTTCAGAGCAGTGCATCGTCACCCTCCCCGTCCTTCTACCTACTGATGGCTTGACCGACGCCCTGCAACTGGGCTGCCGAATGGTAGCCCGTGATCAATCCCTGCCCGAGCCGGATGCACTGACCGGCACGCGTAACGATACGGAGAAAACATCCTCATGATGCTGAACACGCGCTACACACTCCCGGCCTGCGTGATGCTGGCCCTGGGCTTGAGCCAGAGTGCCAACGCCGCGATCGGGCTGGACCGTACCCGGGTGATTTTTGATGGCGGCAAGGACGCCACCAGCGTGAACATCACGAACAACAACACCCAGTTACCGTATCTGGCCCAAGGCTGGATCGAAGATGAAGCCGGTCAAAAGATCACCACGCCCTTGGTCGTGCTACCGCCGGTTCAGCGTGTGGAGCCAGGCAAGCAAAGTCAGGTCAAGGTCCAGGCGCTGCCGGCGGCCAAATCCTTACCGCAGGATCGGGAGACGGTCTACTACTTCAACCTCAGGGAAATTCCGCCGCGCAGCGATAAGTCCAACACCCTGCAAATTGCGCTGCAGACCCGGATCAAATTGTTCTATCGACCGCAGGCCATTGCGCCGAGTCAGCAAGACCTGTCCAACCCCTGGCAGGAAAAACTGACCCTGACGCGCGCCGGTGAGCACTACACAGTCAGTAACCCGACGCCTTACTACGTCACGTTGGTGGATGCGCGCAGCACCAAGGACGGCAAAACCGCACCGGGCTTCGAGCCGTTGATGGTCCCACCAAAAGGTTCGCTGACCTTGGGGCCCACCGCCAAGGCGCTCGGCGCGGCCCCTTACCTGGCCTACGTGAATGATTACGGCGGCCGCCCGCTGATGGCCTTCACCTGCAGCGGCGACACCTGCAAGGTGAACGCGCAAGCATCAACGCCCAATGAGTAGCGCCTGCCGCCGGAGAACACCATGAAGTCACACACTGTGAAGGCCTTGGGCGGGCTGCTCCTGGCCTCTGTGGGCGGCGCGCAAGCCGAGGATGTCGAGGGCATGAGCGGGATGCTGAATATTTCCGGAAGCATGCATGAAATTCCCTGCGTGCTGGAAATGACCTCACGGCATCAAACCATCGACCTTGGCGCCGTATCGACCAGCCAACTGCAACGCCCCGGCGATCAGGCAAGGCCGGTGTCATTCCAATTGCGCTTCAACGACTGTCAGCGTACCGCCGGCAGTATTCGCAGCGAACGTACGGGCAACCTGACGTGGAGCGCCTTTCAACCGGTGCTGTCGGTCGCGTTTTATGCACCCGCCGATACCGATGATCCGCGGTTGGTAAAGGTCCAGGGCATCACGGGAATGGGCTTGCGCTTGACCGACCCCCAGGGGCGGGATGTCCAGCTGGGCTCAAGGGGCGAACCCTTGTTCCTCCCGCTGGGCAGCAACACCCAGACCTGGACCGTTCAACCCATGCGCACGGCCGCACCGTTGACCAGCGGGGCATTTCGGGCTGTGGTCGACTTCAGGCTCAATTATGAGTAAGGGCATGACAATGGCTAAGCCAACCGGCCCGCGGGCCTTTCTTATCGGTGGCGGCCTGCTGTGGGCCGCCAGCCAGAGTGTGCACGCCGACAGCAACCTGACCATCCGCGCGGTCATTGTTGCGCCTCCGCCGTGCGTGATCAACGGCGGGAGTACGCTGGATGTGCCGTTTGGCAATGACCTGCTGACCTCGCGGGTAGACGGGGTCAATTATCGTCGAGCGGTGCCGTACACCGTCACCTGCAACTCGCCCGCCAATAATGCGCTGACCCTTGAACTCAAGGGCACGGCGGCAGCCTTTGACAATCGCGTGCTCATGACCGGCAAAGCGGACCTTGGGGTAAAGCTGTTCGCAAATGGTGCCGACTGGCCACTCAATACAGTCGTGAAATTTACCTACCCGAACTTTCCAGCGGTGCAGGCGGTGCCTGTCAAACGTGCGGGCAGCAAGCTGACCGGAGGCGCCTTTGATGCGGCCGCCACGCTGGTGGTCGATTATCAATGAAGAGGACATTTCAATGACAGGTTGGCAGCAGCGAGCGTTGCTCGCCGTGTGTTCCCTAGGCCTTTGCAACGGCGCGTCGGCCAACGTGACGTTCAGCGGGACGTTGAACGAACCGCCTCCCTGCACGATTGATGCGGGCAATACGATTGAGGTCGACTTTGGGGATGTCGGGATCAGGCGCGTCGACGGCACGCACTACCGGCGAGGCGTGGGTTATGCGATCAACTGCGGCAGCGACACCCTGCCCTGGGCGCTGAAACTGAGCGTCAACGGCACACCGACGGCGTTTGACGGCTCGGCGGTGCAAACCAGCGTGCCGGGCTTAGGTATTCGACTCTTTCAGAACAACGTGCCGTTTCTACTCAATACGCCG
Coding sequences:
- a CDS encoding fimbria/pilus periplasmic chaperone, with protein sequence MMLNTRYTLPACVMLALGLSQSANAAIGLDRTRVIFDGGKDATSVNITNNNTQLPYLAQGWIEDEAGQKITTPLVVLPPVQRVEPGKQSQVKVQALPAAKSLPQDRETVYYFNLREIPPRSDKSNTLQIALQTRIKLFYRPQAIAPSQQDLSNPWQEKLTLTRAGEHYTVSNPTPYYVTLVDARSTKDGKTAPGFEPLMVPPKGSLTLGPTAKALGAAPYLAYVNDYGGRPLMAFTCSGDTCKVNAQASTPNE
- a CDS encoding outer membrane usher protein, whose translation is MLNASKIKNTLRPSLFGGLISVAGSALAAGDIEFNTDVLDLIDRTNIDLSQFARSGFILPGTYSMVVQINQQSLSEQSIAFYPPDNDPKGSEACLSAGLVEQLGLKASVAAELVWWKGGECLDIRGLPGMQVNGDLATATLNINLPQAYLEYSAINWDPPSRWDEGVPGLLIDYNMTAQSSHQKNDRVRNDLSGNGTLGANAGAWRLRADWQGRVDKDRERADRRSRLEWSRYYAYRAIPALKARLVVGENYLYSDLFDSFRFTGAALNSDESQLPPNLRGYAPEVVGVAKTNARVIISQQGRVLYETLVAAGPFRIQDLNDAVSGRLDVRVEEQDGSVHNFQIDTAGVPYLTRPGHVRYKLATGRPSDLQYGGDGDVFGSGEFSWGVSNGWSLFGGGITDNNYRALTVGAGRDLLVFGAVSVDVTQARANVWHETLSGKSYRLQYSKNFEQYDSQITFAGYRFSEKNYLSMSEYLDARHYGRNGELAGRYKYDGYTENWKPIGGSKALYTATINKHFRDLGATVYASYNKQTYWERPATQRWNLSVSRYFNVGTVKNMNLSLNLHRTQEYNYKDNGIALTVSLPLGRSGTLSMDANRAAGDNRFATRYADRLDERNSYQLSAGNNAASGYLSHIGDQADIDVAASKQEGGYTTLGVSARGGGTLTPYGGALHRTNSTGGTRLMVDTGGVPDVPVRGYGTPTRSNAFGKAVISDIGSYQRMAASVDLERLPSNVEATQSVTQLTLTEGAIGYRSLAVIAGEKAMAVVRLPDGSSPPFGATVKNLKQQDTGIVNDGGNVYLSGIQPGAEMTVSWGGSEQCIVTLPVLLPTDGLTDALQLGCRMVARDQSLPEPDALTGTRNDTEKTSS
- a CDS encoding fimbrial protein, which gives rise to MKSHTVKALGGLLLASVGGAQAEDVEGMSGMLNISGSMHEIPCVLEMTSRHQTIDLGAVSTSQLQRPGDQARPVSFQLRFNDCQRTAGSIRSERTGNLTWSAFQPVLSVAFYAPADTDDPRLVKVQGITGMGLRLTDPQGRDVQLGSRGEPLFLPLGSNTQTWTVQPMRTAAPLTSGAFRAVVDFRLNYE
- a CDS encoding fimbrial protein; its protein translation is MTGWQQRALLAVCSLGLCNGASANVTFSGTLNEPPPCTIDAGNTIEVDFGDVGIRRVDGTHYRRGVGYAINCGSDTLPWALKLSVNGTPTAFDGSAVQTSVPGLGIRLFQNNVPFLLNTPLDITLSSPPALEVVPVKQPGAVLTPARFTAVATLLAEYE
- a CDS encoding fimbrial protein — translated: MKTLKHLAITSCLALLISPDANAQPPAQGDGVVTLGGEVIDSACGLELASADQSIEMAPEPIGRILRNTMGEPHPFQLRLVNCSLSRPDPQRPGASLPDWQHLQVTFDGPRDREGRSFAASGFSQGVAFHIWDAAGQESVPGEPMALLPLTEGDMTLHYTIRLVGNGLQLVPGAHGAAVRFKLDYF
- a CDS encoding fimbrial protein, with product MAKPTGPRAFLIGGGLLWAASQSVHADSNLTIRAVIVAPPPCVINGGSTLDVPFGNDLLTSRVDGVNYRRAVPYTVTCNSPANNALTLELKGTAAAFDNRVLMTGKADLGVKLFANGADWPLNTVVKFTYPNFPAVQAVPVKRAGSKLTGGAFDAAATLVVDYQ